A single window of Ammospiza caudacuta isolate bAmmCau1 chromosome 12, bAmmCau1.pri, whole genome shotgun sequence DNA harbors:
- the LOC131562894 gene encoding semaphorin-3D-like: MRAAPGHWLSLATLLLCLLLQQLGSTRAWKQHAPRLRLAYKDLLKSNSSRLLLASGDGMDFQALLVDEDRAWLMVGAKNHIFLLHLDHPSREPEKIFWPAPREQVEHCQLAGKNVETECANYIRLLQPYNQSHVFACGTGSYQPVCAFIQLGARGKGARAPRMQLVTHSLESGRGRCPYSPHESFTGLLIGGELYSGTSSDFMGSSAAFFRTWVHGAEQSYIRTEQNQDHWLHEPMFVGAYTIPDTYNPNDDKVYIFFRETAMDAGQWEQRHIHARVARVCKNDVGGKRGLINRWSTFLKARLVCSIPGPQGTETHFDQLEDVFLLRTRDPQNPLVFGLFTVSSGVFSGSAVCVYSMAAVRAAFSGPFAHKEGFDYRWVEYKGRVPYPRPGTCPSETYDPLLQSTKDFPDELISFMRSHQLMWEPVYPQGRQPVLVRVNVPYRLRRLLVHRLDTESRDYDVLFLGTDDGKVLKVALAGGASRSPEVISLEEISVTKVPSPILDMKLSPKRQELFVSSTHGLLQLSLYRCELYGKTCTDCCLARDPYCTWDSKICAPHLLTEKRRARCQDVLKADPLSQCQDTAEGTAAVDKVVFGVEKNSTFLECLARSPQITVRWLVRRGEETAPSEVRNNGRFLVLEQGLLIRQLSREDVGTYECQAVERSFSRLLTRYSLRLIRHEAAELPPYKRSKEPGGTQQSPRPRTELQPGSKGFPRALGAPGTSLDAYCNALRLQERQRQRAWHKWQHQAPDSKNGRVRRHPQRL, encoded by the exons atgAGGGCTGCCCCTGGCCACTGGCTGTCCCTGGCcacactcctgctctgcctcctcctgcagcagctgggcagcaccagggcaTGGAAGCAGCACGCCCCACGCCTCCGCCTCGCCTACAAAG ACCTGCTGAAATCCAACAGCTCTCGCCTGCTGCTGGCCtcaggggatgggatggatttCCAAGCCCTCTTGGTGGATGAAGACAGGGCCTGGCTGATGGTGGGAGCAAAAAACCATATCTTCCTTCTCCACCTGGACCATCCCAGCAGAGAGCCTGAGAAG ATTTTCTGGCCAGCCCCCAGGGAGCAGGTCGAGCACTGCCAGCTGGCAGGGAAGAACGTGGAG ACCGAATGTGCCAACTACATCCGCCTCCTGCAGCCCTACAACCAGAGCCACGTGTTCGCCTGCGGCACCGGCTCCTACCAGCCCGTCTGTGCCTTCATCCAGCTGGGAGCCCGGGGCAAG GGTGCCCGGGCTCCCCGCATGCAGCTGGTGACCCACTCCTTGGAATCGGGGCGAGGACGGTGCCCCTACAGCCCCCACGAATCCTTCACGGGACTCCTCATCG GTGGGGAGCTGTACTCAGGCACCTCCAGTGACTTCATGGGCAGCAGCGCTGCCTTCTTCCGGACCTGGGTGCatggggctgagcagagctaCATCCGCACGGAGCAGAACCAGGACCACTGGCTGCACG AGCCCATGTTTGTTGGTGCCTACACCATCCCTGATACCTACAACCCCAATGATGATAAAGTCTACATCTTCTTCCGTGAGACGGCCATGGACGctgggcagtgggagcagcGGCACATCCATGCCAGGGTGGCCAGGGTCTGCAAG AACGATGTTGGAGGGAAGCGTGGACTCATCAACCGCTGGAGCACGTTCCTGAAGGCCCGCCTGGTGTGCTCCATCCCGGGGCCTCAGGGCACTGAGACCCACTTCGACCAGCTGG AGGATGTTTTCCTGCTGCGCACCCGCGACCCCCAGAACCCCCTTGTCTTTGGGCTCTTCACGGTCTCCAg CGGCGTCTTCAGTGGCTCTGCCGTCTGCGTCTACTCCATGGCTGCCGTGAGAGCCGCCTTCAGCGGCCCCTTCGCACACAAGGAGGGATTCGACTACCGCTGGGTGGAATACAAGGGCCGTGTCCCCTACCCCCGCCCCGGCACG TGCCCCAGCGAGACCTACGACCCCCTCCTGCAGTCCACCAAGGACTTCCCCGACGAGCTGATCAGCTTCATGCGCAGCCACCAGCTGATGTGGGAGCCCGTGTACCCGCAGGGCCGGCAGCCCGTGCTGGTCCGGGTCAATGTGCCCTACCGGCTGCGGCGGCTGCTGGTGCACCGGCTGGACACGGAGAGCCGCGACTACGACGTGCTCTtcctgggcacag ATGACGGCAAAGTCCTGAAGGTGGCCCTGGCCGGCGGGGCGAGCCGCAGTCCCGAGGTAATCAGTCTGGAGGAGATCAGCGTCACTAAG GTACCTTCTCCCATCCTGGACATGAAGTTATCACCAAAGCGG caggagctgtttgtgagCAGCACCcatgggctgctccagctctccctgtACCGATGTGAGCTCTACGGCAAAACCTGCACCGACTGCTGCCTGGCCAGGGATCCCTACTGCACCTGGGACAGCAAGATCTGCGCCCCACACCTGCTCACCGAGAAGAG gcGTGCCCGCTGCCAGGACGTGCTGAAAGCTGACCCGCTCAGCCAgtgccaggacacagcagaGG ggacagccgcGGTGGACAAGGTGGTTTTTGGCGTGGAGAAGAACTCGACCTTCCTGGAGTGCCTGGCGCGCTCCCCGCAGATCACGGTGCGCTGGCTGGTGCGGCGCGGCGAGGAGACGGCCCCGAGCGAG GTCAGGAACAACGGACGTTTCTTGGTGCTGGAGCAAGGGCTGCTGATCCGCCAGCTGTCGAGGGAGGACGTGGGCACCTACGAGTGCCAGGCGGTGGAGCGCTCCTTCTCCCGGCTCCTCACCCGCTACAGCCTCCGCCTCATCCGGCATGAGGCCGCCGAGCTGCCCCCGTACAAACGGAGCAAGGAGCCGGGAGGGACCCAGCAGAGCCCCCGGCCCCGGACTGAGCTGCAGCCGGGCTCCAAGGGCTTCCCGCGGGCCCTGGGCGCCCCGGGCACCAGCCTGGATGCCTACTGCAATGCTCTGCGGCTGCAggagcggcagcggcagcgggcCTGGCACAAGTGGCAGCACCAGGCCCCGGACAGCAAGAACGGCCGGGTGCGGAGGCACCCGCAGCGCCTGTGA